A single window of Nicotiana sylvestris chromosome 3, ASM39365v2, whole genome shotgun sequence DNA harbors:
- the LOC104244542 gene encoding pentatricopeptide repeat-containing protein At2g02980, chloroplastic-like has protein sequence MKASLKILTPFSSTYGFRAYTISASVDFPMRTVLQEMPAQSHTNQKIACDKTIDQFSLMNLIDSSFSSNGFAPTALLFHEFSRFVDCNFCNTLIRRYTDSKKHSHSVFVYTQMRKLNILPDFSTFPSVLKSVAQLCYGEVGKSIHCNAIQLGFNTDIYTNTALVYMYGICQQPDDALQLFDEIPERNVVTWNALITSYTHNRKFREAIDVFREMLASGAKPGEVTMVGVLSACSHLGALSQGKWIHDYIVRNRLRVNVFVGTALIDMYAKCGDIDEAKKVFETMGFKNIYSWNVLISAYAMNGQGEAALQAFDRMVVEDFKPDDVTFLGVLCACCHQGFVEEGRRRFSNMINQFGLQPKIVHYGCMIDLLGRGGFLDEALEMIHSMRINPDAVIWRALLGACRFHGREELGEFAFRKLMELEPTNGENYVLISNVYIRKKQWAEVGDVRELMDSGGIKKIPGCSSIEIENVMYEFKASDPLKTGHEEIHKMLKDMKNKLKLAGYVAETEMALYDIDEEDKEHNLIYHSEKLALAYGLLNSSEPTLRIMKNLRICQDCHQFFKLASAIYKRTIVVRDIKRFHHFIGGLCSCKDYW, from the coding sequence ATGAAAGCATCACTGAAAATCCTTACACCATTTTCATCCACCTATGGCTTCCGCGCTTACACAATCTCAGCTTCGGTCGATTTCCCAATGCGTACAGTGCTACAAGAAATGCCGGCGCAGAGCCACACGAATCAAAAGATAGCCTGCGACAAAACCATTGACCAATTCTCGCTCATGAACCTAATTGATTCTTCTTTCTCTTCAAATGGGTTTGCTCCCACTGCTCTTCTATTCCACGAGTTCTCTCGTTTCGTTGATTGTAATTTTTGTAACACACTTATCAGACGCTATACAGATTCTAAAAAGCACTCGCATTCAGTTTTTGTTTACACCCAAATGCGTAAACTGAATATCCTTCCTGATTTCTCAACATTCCCCAGCGTTCTCAAATCAGTTGCTCAGTTATGTTATGGTGAAGTTGGAAAGTCCATCCACTGTAATGCAATTCAATTGGGTTTTAATACTGATATTTATACGAACACTGCTCTTGTTTATATGTATGGTATTTGTCAACAACCTGATGATGCTCTCCAACTGTTTGATGAAATTCCTGAGCGAAATGTAGTTACGTGGAATGCATTGATCACGAGTTATACGCATAATAGGAAATTTAGAGAAGCAATTGATGTGTTCAGGGAAATGTTAGCTTCTGGGGCTAAGCCAGGTGAAGTCACTATGGTTGGAGTTTTATCAGCTTGTTCTCATTTGGGAGCTCTGAGCCAAGGGAAGTGGATTCATGATTACATTGTGAGGAATCGGTTGAGAGTGAATGTCTTCGTTGGTACTGCGCTAATTGACATGTATGCTAAATGTGGAGATATTGATGAGGCGAAAAAGGTGTTTGAAACTATgggttttaaaaatatttattcaTGGAATGTATTGATTTCGGCATATGCCATGAATGGACAAGGCGAGGCTGCATTGCAGGCTTTCGATAGGATGGTTGTAGAAGACTTTAAGCCTGATGATGTTACCTTCTTGGGCGTTTTGTGCGCCTGCTGTCACCAAGGTTTTGTTGAGGAAGGTAGAAGGCGGTTCTCAAACATGATAAATCAGTTTGGCTTACAGCCGAAGATTGTGCATTATGGGTGTATGATTGATCTACTCGGACGTGGTGGATTCTTGGATGAAGCTTTAGAAATGATTCATTCTATGAGAATAAATCCAGACGCAGTAATATGGAGGGCGCTACTTGGTGCCTGTAGATTTCATGGAAGAGAAGAACTTGGTGAATTTGCTTTCCGTAAGCTAATGGAACTGGAACCAACAAATGGGGAAAACTACGTGTTAATATCAAATGTTTACATTCGAAAAAAGCAATGGGCTGAAGTTGGAGATGTTAGGGAATTGATGGACAGCGGCGGAATTAAAAAGATTCCTGGATGCAGTTCAATTGAAATTGAAAATGTAATGTATGAGTTTAAGGCCTCTGATCCTCTTAAAACAGGGCATGAGGAAATCCATAAGATGTTGAAAGACATGAAAAATAAGTTGAAATTAGCTGGTTATGTGGCTGAAACAGAGATGGCTCTGTATGATATTGATGAAGAGGACAAGGAGCATAATCTGATATACCACAGTGAAAAGCTTGCTCTTGCATATGGGCTGCTAAATTCATCTGAACCTACATTAAGGATAATGAAGAATTTGAGGATTTGTCAGGACTGCCACCAATTCTTTAAGCTTGCTTCAGCAATTTATAAAAGGACAATTGTTGTTAGAGATATAAAGCGCTTCCATCATTTCATTGGAGGTCTTTGCTCGTGCAAAGATTATTGGTGA
- the LOC104244541 gene encoding flavin-containing monooxygenase FMO GS-OX-like 9, translated as MVSERNLSKNVCVIGAGPSGLVAARELRKEGHNVVVLEQNHDVGGQWLYEPKVEHEDPLGRTNVQNVHSSIYASLRLISPREIMGFTDFPFVVKTGRDSRRFPGHRELLLYLKDFCEYFGLREMIRFNTKVEHVGMMNYPEFGKDLRWIVKSKEKESEMGVEEVFDAVVVATGHYSQPRLPNIKGMDAWRRKQMHSHIYRVPNPFQDEVVVVVGNSLSGQDIGMELVDVAKEIYLSAKSVDVSEGLSKVISKHNNLHLRPQIDSLHEDGRVLFEDGTSVVADTIIYCTGYSYSFPFLDTKGTVVVDDDRVGPLYEHTFPPSLAPSLSFIGIPRKLIGFPFFESQAKWIAQLLSGKRTLPSWDEMMQSIKEFYRSREVAGIPKHNTHDIANFEYCDKYADYIGFPHLEEWRKELCLSALRNADINLDTYRDSYDDSEMLQEAYQSSHFTHLGPEAF; from the exons ATGGTTTCTGAGAGAAATTTGTCCAAGAATGTGTGCGTGATCGGTGCCGGACCGTCGGGATTGGTGGCTGCAAGGGAGCTAAGGAAGGAAGGGCACAATGTGGTGGTTTTAGAACAAAACCATGATGTAGGAGGGCAATGGCTATATGAACCTAAAGTTGAACATGAAGATCCTTTAGGAAGGACTAATGTCCAAAATGTACATAGCAGTATTTATGCATCATTAAGGCTCATTTCTCCAAGAGAGATCATGGGATTTACTGATTTTCCATTTGTGGTAAAGACAGGGAGGGATTCAAGGAGATTTCCTGGCCATAGGGAACTTCTCTTGTATTTAAAAGATTTTTGTGAATACTTTGGATTAAGGGAGATGATAAGGTTCAATACTAAGGTTGAGCATGTGGGGATGATGAATTATCCTGAGTTTGGTAAGGATTTGAGATGGATTGTGAAGAGCAAAGAGAAGGAGTCTGAGATGGGGGTGGAGGAAGTCTTTGATGCTGTGGTTGTTGCAACTGGTCATTACTCTCAACCAAGGTTGCCAAATATTAAAG GAATGGATGCATGGAGAAGAAAGCAGATGCATAGCCACATTTACAGGGTTCCAAACCCCTTTCAGGATGAG GTGGTTGTGGTGGTTGGAAACTCACTAAGTGGCCAAGATATAGGAATGGAGCTTGTAGATGTGGCAAAGGAGATCTATCTCAGCGCCAAATCTGTTGACGTTTCTGAAGGATTGTCTAAAGTTATATCCAAGCACAATAATTTACATCTTCGTCCTCAG ATAGATTCATTACATGAAGACGGGAGGGTTTTGTTCGAAGATGGCACTTCAGTCGTTGCAGACACTATCATATACTGTACAGG GTACTCCTACTCCTTTCCATTTCTTGACACCAAAGGAACTGTAGTAGTTGATGATGACAGAGTGGGGCCCCTTTACGAGCATACCTTCCCCCCTTCTCTTGCACCCTCTCTATCCTTCATTGGCATACCCCGAAAG CTTATAGGGTTTCCTTTCTTTGAGTCACAAGCAAAATGGATTGCTCAGCTGCTGTCTGGGAAAAGAACACTGCCATCATGGGATGAAATGATGCAGTCCATCAAGGAGTTTTATCGTTCAAGAGAAGTTGCTGGCATTCCAAAGCATAATACCCATGATATTGCTAACTTTGAG TATTGTGACAAATATGCAGACTACATAGGATTCCCACACTTAGAAGAATGGAGGAAAGAACTCTGCCTATCAGCACTAAGAAATGCAGATATAAACTTGGATACATATCGGGATTCATACGATGACAGTGAGATGCTGCAAGAAGCTTATCAAAGCTCACACTTCACTCACCTTGGTCCCGAGGCTTTTTGA